CGCGACGGCGGGTTGTTCGGCAACTGATTGCATGTTTTTTGTTCTCCAATGGCGGTATAATCAGCTTTAATCACTTTGATTGATGTTGATTGTACTGAGGAGCAAGACGATGAATACGAAAGTCATCACCGCTCATGTCCCGCTGCCTTTGGCTGAAAAGGTGGATGAAATGGCCGCCAAACTTGAACGCTCGCGGGGATGGATAGTGAAGCAAGCCCTCACCGCCTGGCTCGAGCAAGAGGAAGAGCGCCGTCGATTAACGCTGGCGGCGCTGGCCGATGTCGAACAGCAAAACGTTATCGATCATGAGTCGGTAGAAGCCTGGGCGGCCAGCCTGGACAGTGACGAGCCGCTGCCGGTACCGCGCTGATGGAATTAAAATGGACGAGTAAGGCGCTATCGGATTTGGCGCGTTTGTTTGAGTTTCTTGCCTTGGCTAACCGCACTGCGGCAGCGAATTCGGTGAAGGCCTTGGTCGCCGCGCCTAAAGCGTTGCTCGATAATCCCCGCCTGGGTGAAAGATTGGACGAGTTTTTACCGCAGGAAGTGAGGCGTATTCTGGTCGGCCGCTATGAGATACGTTATCAGGTACAGCCGGCAGCGATTTATGTTCTGCGTATTTGGCATACCCGCGAAGAGCGATAGGCCGAATTCCCCTACCCGATAAACCTGACGGCGGCCCGGCTGACGTCGGGCGTTTGGGCGGTGAGAAACGCCTGTAAACGTTCGATCAGCGGCCGTTTTGCCGATTCTTCCGGCCAAACCAGATAGTAACCGTCGCCGGTGCGCACGGCGACGTCACAAGGCAACACCAATAATCCCTCCTCAATCGTCCGCAGGCTCAGCGCCAGATCGCCGATCGAGACGCCGTGCCCGGCGATGGCCGCCGCGTTGCCCTGTTCCAGCGAATCAAATACCTGGCCGCGCATGAGATCGATCGGGGTCGCGATGCCGCTTTTCTGCAGCCAGCGCCGCCAGTCGCGCCGATCGGGCGAAGGGTGGATCAGCGGGCAGGCGGCGAGATCCCGCTGCCCGTCGGCGAGCAGCGCGGGGGCGCAAATCGGGATCAGCCATTCGTCGAACAGCTTGGCGGCGGCGGTATTGGCGCCAAAATGGCCGTTGCCGAGCAGGATGGCGCAGTCGTAGGGTTCGCTGAAAAAATCCACGCTGTCGATGTCCATCCAGACGCTGGCTGCCTGCACCTCGAACGCCTGCGCCGTTTGCCGGAACCGGCTCAGGCAGTCCAGCAGCCAGCGCAGGGTCAGGGTGGAGGGCGCCTTCAGCCGCAGCAGATCGCGGTGGCTTCTGAACAGCTCACAGGCTTGCTCGATGCGGCCAAACCCTTGCTGCAGCTCGGCGGCGAAGATTTTCCCCTGCGGCGTGACCTCGATACGCGGGCCGTTGCGCTGGAACAGCCGGCAGCCGAAGTGCTGCTCCAGCGTTTTGATGTGCTTGCTGACCGCGCTCGGGGTGAGATGCAGCTCCTCGGCGGCCAGCGTGAACGAGCCGGTGCGGGCGGCGCTTTCGAAGGCGCGCAGGGCGTAAAGCGGCGGAAGGGAACTGGCCATCGCGGCGTCTCTAATAATGAGTCTGATTCACAGTAAACGACAGGATTACTCCTTTTTCAAGGCGGGGGCGGCGGCATGATAATGGCGCGACGCCAACTGACTGAATGTGAGTGAAATAAAGATGAACCTGTCGTTGCTGGCGGCGTATTTCGCCGCCATTTTGTTGCTGATCGCCGCGCCGGGGCCGGTGGTGGCGATGGTGGCCAACACCGCGGCGCGCTTTGGCGCCCGGCGTGCGCTGTTGACCGCGCTGGGCAGCAACGGAGCCTCCTTGTTGCTGATCGGCGTCGCCGCGCTGATTATCACCGGGCTGTTCGCCGTGGATATGCGCTTGCTGCAGTGGATAGGCCTGCTGGGTTGCCTGTTTATCGGCCGTATGGCGATCGTCTCGCTGTATGAGGATTTATCCGCGCGAGCCCCCGATGTGCAGCCCGTTGCGCCGCCGCAAAAACGCTCGGCGATCCTGAACGGTTTTCTGGTGGGCATCGCCAACCCCAAAGACATTATCTTCTTCGTCGCCTTTTTCCCGCAGTTCATCGCCGTCACCCCCTCGATCGGCGCCAGCCTGACGCTGCTGACCGCGCTGTGGGTGCTGGCGGACTTCGCCATTTTGCTGACCTATATCACCCTGCTGTCGGGAACGGCGCTGCAGCGCGCGCGGCGGGCGATCTCTGTCCTGTCGGCGTTGCTGCTGTTGGGGGTGGCGGTGGTGGGAACGGGGTATGCGCTGTGGGGGCTGCTCGGCTGAAGCCGCATAAAAAACGCCGGTCGGGAAACCGGACCGGCGTTTTATCGTCGCGTTTACGCCGCGCCGTTCGGCTGCGGCGTGGGGTCGCCGTTGCGGCGTTTGGCGAGGAACAGCGCCACCAGCGTCAGCCAGCACAGGCCGCTGATGAGGTTGAACAGGTTGAACAGCCCGCTGCCGCCCCAGACGTAGGCGACCTTGGCCAGCTCGATGCCGACGGTGAACACCATCATGCTCAGCATGCCCATCGTGGCCGACACTGTGCCCTTGCTGACGTTGCTGGAGAACAGCGTCAGGCGGTACAGCCCGGCGTTGGCCAGGCCAATGCCGAAGGCGTACAGACTCAGGCCGGCGGTCATCCACAGGTAGGCGTGGCTGGAGAACTGGGTCGCCAGCGCGGCGATCAGCAGCCCCAGCAGCATCGGGCCTGCGCCCAGCTTGATCAGGCGCTCCACGCTGTTTTTGCCGGTCAGGCGTGCCAGCGTCAGGTTGCCGAGGATCAGCGCGCCGAACACCGGGATCTGCAGCAGGCCGTAGTCCAGCGTCGACAGCGACTCGCCGCTGATCAGGATCACCGGCGACTGGGCGATCCAGGCCAGCAGCGGCAGGCTGGCGAAACCGATCGCCAGGGCGCCGCACAGGAAGCGGCGGTTGCCCAGCACCTGGCGGTAGTCGCGCCACAGGTTGGCGGCGGAAAACGCCTCGCCCTGCAGCGTGGCGGTTTCCGGCATCGCTTTCCACAGGCCGTAGAAGGCGATGGCCGCCAGCGCCGCAAACAGCACAAACATGCTCTGCCACGGCGCGACGTGGATCAGCGCCGCGCCGGCCAGCGGCCCGAGCAGCGGGGCGATCAGCGCCACGTTAGCCATCAGGGCGGTGATTTTGATGCACACCGCCTCCTCGAACGACTCCTGGATGGTGGCGTAGCCGACCGCGCCGATAAAGCACAGGCCGATGCCCTGCAGGAAACGCATGGCGATAAACTGCTCGATGGTGGTGACCAGCAGGATCGCCAGGCAGGAGACGATGAAGAACGCCACCCCGGCCAGCATCACCGGGCGACGGCCGCGACGATCCGACAGCGGCCCGAGCAGCCACTGCAGGAAAATGCCGCCGGCCAGATAGGCGGTCATCGAGGTGGGCACCCACTCTTCGCCGGCGTTGAAATCCGCCACGACGGCCAGCATGCCCGGCTGAATCATATCGTTGCCGATATAGGTGGCGAACTCGAACAGCACCAGACAAAGAGGGAATAAAAGCGCCTGTCGGCCCAAACGTGCCGCAGGTGGTAATGTCGTTTTCATATTATTGTACTGATAGTAAAAGAGAAAAAGGAACTGCCAGGGCGGGAAGCGCAAACTGAGCGAGTTGTGGCGGCTATTTTGCCGCCAATTGTTCACCTTCGCAATCATAAGGTGTTGTTTAAGTGCATTCTGATATTTCGCTTTTGGGTTGTCGCCGAACGCCGTGCCCGATAACCTCTTCTTAACATATCAATATGACACAAGATCGGGCGAGCGTTTGAGCGAGAAAATCGGCTGGATAGACAACCTGCGGGCGATGGCGTGCATGATGGTGGTGATGATCCACGCCACCACCTATTACGTCACCAACGGCGCGGCGATAGGGTTGCACAACTGGGACATCGCCAACGTGCTGAACTCACTGTCGCGCGTATCGGTGCCGCTGTTCTTCATGATTTCCGGCTACCTGTTCTTCGGCGAAAAGAGCGCCGGCCGGCGGCATTTCACCCGCATCGCCTGCTGCATTCTGTTCTACAGCGCCATCGCGCTGATCTATATCGCGGCCTTCACCAAGATCGGTTTCTGGCCGTCGCTGCGCGGCATCCTGCAAAAGCCGGTGTTTTACCACCTGTGGTTTTTCTACGCCATCGCAGTGATTTACCTGCTGTCGCCGCTGATCAGCGTCAAGCCGGTGTCGCGCCGCTATCTGGCCGTCGCGCTGGTGGTGTTGGCGGCGCTCGCCAACCCGAATACCGACAAGCTGGCCTTCGGCAACGCGCACCTGCTGCCGGTTAACCTGTATATCTACGGCGATACCTTCTACTACCTGCTGTATGCGTTGGCCGGGCGGGCGATTGGCATGATGGAGGCGCGCGGGCGCGCCGTGGGCTGGTTGGCGGCGCTAGGATTTGCGCTGTGCGTGGCGCTGATCGCGCGCGGCACCAAGCATCAGCTGTTCATCAACGGCAACTTCGCCGATACCTACTACATCTACAGCGGCCCGCTGGTGTTTATGGCGGCGGTGGCGCTGTTGGTGTGGGTGAAACACTGTTTGCCGCAGCCGATCGGCTGGCTGAGCGCGTTTTCCCGCCATTCGCTGGCGATTTACGGTTTTCACGCCCTTATCGTTAACGTGATGCGCAGCCGGCACTTGGATTTCACCGGCCACCCGCTGCTGGATATCTTCTGGGTGTTCGGCGTGGCGCTGGGGGGCAGCCTGCTGCTGTCTGTTGGCCTGCAGCGGCTGGATACCCGCCGGCTGGTGTCATAGCGGCGAGCGCTGGCGCTGCTGGGCGCGGCGCAGCTGCCGCCCGGAAGAAAAACCGGCCGCCAGCGCGGCCTTCTCCAACCCATACCCTTGCTGCAGGCGCTGTTGCGCCACCGCCAACCGCAGCTGTTCATGATATTCCCGCACGCTGATGCCGACGTGGCTGCGAAACAGCCGCGCCAGATGGCGGCTGCTGACGTGCGCCTTCTCCGCCACCTGCGGCACCGACCAGTCGGCTTCCGGCTCGGCGGCCATCACGTCCTGCGCGCGGTGCACCGCCGGGTGCAGGTGGTTGCGGTAACGCAGCCAGGGCGACAGCTGCGGATCGTCGCCGGCGCGGCGGAAATAAACCACCATGTCGCGTGCGACGTCGCGCGCCCGGCCGGAGCCGCAGTGGCGGTGGACCAGGTGCAGTGCCAAATCGATGCCGGTGGTGATGCCCGCGCTGGTATAGACGCCGCGGTCTTCGACGAAGATGCGGTTCTCTTTCACCTGCGCCGCCGGCGCCTGCAGGCGGATACGTTCGATGACGTCGTGGTGGGTGGTGCACTGATAGCCGTCGAGCAGCCCGGCCTGCGCCGCCAGCAGCGCGCCGGAGCAGATGCACACCAGGGTGATGCGCTGCCGCTGCAGATCGGGCCGCAGCGTCGCCAGCCAGCGGCGGGCCTGCTCGGCCTCTTCACCGGCGAAATAGCGCTGCGAATCGCCGACGCCTGGCAACACCAGGATGGCGCCGTCTTCCAGGCGTTCGGGCAACGGCTGCAGGCCGCTCAGCGTCATGCCGATGGAGCAGACGAGCTGCGGCGCCGGGCTGAGGTAACGCAGGCTGAACGACCCGGCGAGGCGCAGGGTTTCCGCCGGGCCGCTGACGTCGAGCGACAGCACGTTGGGCAACAGCAGAAAATAGACGGCCTGCGGCATGGTTACTCCTGTGCGAGTTGCGCCAGCGCCTCATCCACGCTGGCGATGCGGGCGAAACGATCGACCAGTACGGTTTCAGTATGCCGCTTCAGCTGCGCGGGGGTAAAGACTTCACCGTCGGGATGGCGCATCGGGAAGGTCAGCGTCGCCTCGGTGACGAAGGTCACCCGATAACCGAGATCGGACGCCACCCGGGTGGTGGTTTCACAGCACTGTTCGGTGCGGATGCCGGAGATGATCAGGTGGTTGATATCCCGCTCGCGCAGCCAGGCGTCGAGGCCGGATTCGGTCAGCGCATTGTGTACATGCTTATGCACGGTGATATCCGCTTGGTGGGTGAGGAATGGCAGGCGCTGCACGTGGCCCGAAGCCAGCGAGAACGGCCCCTGCGGCGAGACGTGCAGCACGTCGACCAGCGCCGCGCCGCGTTGCTGACAGCCCGCGATCAGGCGGGTCAGCGCCTGTTGAAACGCCGGCAGATCGTCCTCCTGCCAGAATGGACGGTGCTGGAATGATTGCTGGACATCGATGATCAATAACGCGCTCTGTGACATTTTCGGCCCTCCGCCAGTGTGTGTAGCGACCATATTGCGCCGCGCCTTACTCTGGCAGAAGGCCAAAAACGGCCATCATGATGACAACAGCGGACCGACCTTAGGCTTTGCTCACCTGGCCAGCCACCAGGCGCCCCTGATGGAAGGTGGCGCTGCGCGCCGGCAGGCGGGCGACCGCCTCGGCGGAACAGCTGGCGTTGACCAGCACGAACTCGGCGGCATCGCCGGCTTTCGGCCAGGCGCGCTGGCCCTTATCGTCCAGCGGCAGCACGCCGCCGGTGGAGATGGCCATGGCGCGCGACAGGTGATACTCGTCGGAGCCGCGGTACAGCTGGGCGTACAGGTTGGCCTTCTCCAGGATGTCGCCGGTGCCGAACGGCGACCAGTGGTCGATCACGCTGTCGGTGCCGGTCATCACGAACACCCCTTTCTCGCTGAGCTGCGGCAGCGGCATCATCAGGCTGCCGATCGGCACCGTGGAGGCGATGGTGATCTGCTGCGCCGCCAGCCGGGTGGCGGTTTCCGCCAGTTCGCCCGGCGTCAGCGTGGTCAGGGCGAAAGCGTGGCTGATGGTGACCTTGCCGCGCAGCGCCGGGTTTTTCTCCACGGTGGCGATCATGTAGTTGATGGCGGCGACCCCGGCCGGGCTGGTTTCATGCAGGTGGATATCCACGCCTTTGCCGGTATCGAGGGCGATCTGGAACATGGCGTCCAGCGATTTCTCCATCGCGCCGTCGACGTTGGTCGGATCCAGCCCGCCGACGTACTGCACGCCCATCTGCATCGCTTCGCGCATCAGCGCATCGACCCTGGAGTGCAGCAGGCCGTGCTGCGGGAAGGCGACGATTTCACAGCTGAAGTCCGCCTGGTGGTTTTCCAGCGCGCGCTGCAGGTGCTCCAGGCTTTTCAGGCCGCTGACCGGATCGATATTGCAGTGGCTGCGCGCCACGGTGCTGCCTTTGGATTGCAGCAGGGCGATCAGATTTTCCGCCCGCTGCTGCGAGGTGGGCAGCAGTTTCGGGATCAGCGTCTGCTCCAGCGCGATCATGTCCATGATGGTTTTGCCCTGGCGCGGGCGCGGCGCCTGCCACGGGCCGCTGTAGAAGGTTTTGTCCAGGTGGATGTGCATATCGCGAAACGCCGGCAGCAGCAGCTGGCCCTGCGCCTGATAGCGGGGCACGCCGGCGGGCAACGCGGCGTTGGCGGCGTGAATGGCGGCGATCTTGCCGTCTTTGATCTCAAGCGTGTACAGCGCGGTGCGGGTGCCGATCACCGTGTCGCCGTCGTATTCAAAGCCGTCTTCCAGCCGCACCTCGCTCAGGCAGTAATGGCGATCGGTCAGGGTCATCGGCGTTGGCGCACACGGCTCGCCGCTAGGCGAAGCGGCCTGCGCCATGCCGCCGGTCAGGCCGATCACCGCGCAGGCGGTGGTAAGTTTGCCGGTTTGGCTGAGGAAGGCTCTGCGGCCCGGTTGTTGAGGGTTTTCCACGTTCGGTTCCTTAATCCAGAGGTGAGGTGGGTGAAAACATCCCCCAATTTAGGAGAGGAACCGGCCGGTTGGCAGCGACATTTGCCACTGGTAACTATTCGATTTGGTAATGACCGGCGTGCGCTGGCGTTTATATCAACCCGCAAAACACCGTCAGACGCTGGGCCAGCGCCAGCGTGGCGGCGGGGGCGCCGTCGCGGTAGTAGAGCGCCAGTTCGAAGCTGTCTATCGGCGGCAATCCTTCGGCCGCCCCCAGCACCCGGTGCGTGGGTAAACGACAGCCGGCCGGCAGCAGGGTGACGCCCAGCCCGGCGGCGGAAGCGGCGGTCAGCGCCGCCAGGCTGGCGCTGCTGTAGCCGATGCGCCAGCGTTTGCCGAGGTTGTCGAGCGCCTGGCACAGCTCGTCGCGGTACAGGCCGCTGAGCGGAAACACCGCCAGTGGCACCGGCGATTGTTCGATGGCCGGGAAGGCCAGGCTGTCCAGCCACAGCAGCGGTTCCGGCCGCGCGGCGCGCGGCGGTTGCTGGCGGCGCTGCTTCACCAGGATCAGATCCAGCTCTTCACGCGCGTAGGCGCTGTGCAGATCGGCGCTCAGGCCGCTGGCGACGTCCAGCCGCAGGTGCGGGTGCTCGCGGCTGAATTCCGCCAGCAGCTCGGTGGTGGGCACGGCGAAATCTTCCGGCATACCGATTCGCAGCACGCCGTCGCGCCAGATGCCGGTCAGCGCGTCATGGGCTTCTTCATTCAGCGCGATAATGCGGCGCGCGTAGCTCAACAGCTTGACGCCTTCTTCGGTCAGCAGCACCTGATGCGAGGAGCGTTCAAACAGCGGCTTGCCCAGCATCTCTTCCAGCCGGCGCACCTGCTGGCTGACGGTGGACTGCGACAAGAACACCCGCTCTGCGGCGCGGGTGAAGCTGTTGCTGTCGCACACGGCGACGAAGCTGAGCAGCAGCTGCGGATTGAACATCGGGTAGCGATTCATTTTCCCACTGTTGGCTATTTTATTATTTAATTTCCCAATACTAGCGGCGTTGCCTACAGTAACGCAACGCTGCGGCGATCGCGCTGTGACGCCGCACTCTTCATTTTGCAGTACCAGGAATATACCGTGTTAAATCATTCTGTTAATTCACCTTCTCCACGTCGCTGGCTCAACCCTCTGTTGCTGGCGCTGGTGTTGATCGGCCTGAACATGCGGCCGCTGTTGACTTCGATCGGCCCGTTGCTGCCGACGTTGCGCCAGGCCACCGGGCTGAGTTTTGGCGGCGCGGCGCTGCTGACCACGCTGCCGGTGCTGATGATGGGGCTGATGGCGCTGGCGGGCGGCGCCATCAACCGACTGTTCAGCGAACGCAGCGCCGTGGCGTTGAGCCTGCTGGCGATCGGGCTGGGCGCGCTTTGGCGCGAACTGGCCCCCGGCAGCGTGCAACTGTTAATGAGCGCGGTGCTGGGCGGGCTCGGCATCGGGGTGATCCAGGCGGTGATGCCCGGCATCATCAAGCATCACTTCCTTAAAAGCATGGCGCTGGTGGCGGGGCTGTGGTCGGCGGCGCTGATGGGCGGCGGCGGGCTGGGTGCGGCGATCACCCCATGGCTGATGAGCGCGGGGCATGACTGGCACAGCGCGCTGGCCTGGTGGGCGTTGCCGGCCCTGGTGGCGCTATTGGCCTGGTGGCCGGTCAGCCGCGGGCTGTCTCGCCTGGGCGCGGCGGGCGAACACCGCGGCTCAAGCCTGCTGCGCAACCGGCGCGCCTGGCTGCTCGGCGCCTATTTCGGCCTGATCAACGGCGGCTATACCAGCCTGATCGCCTGGCTGCCGCCGTATTACATGCAGCTTGGCTGGCAGCCGCAGGCCAGCGGTTCGCTGCTGGCGCTGATGACCTTTGGCCAGGTGATGGGCGCGCTGCTGCTGCCAGCGCTGGCGCGCAATCATGACCGGCGGCCGCTGCTGCTGCTGGCGCTGATGATGCAACTGATCGGCTTTATCGGCCTGATTTATCTGCCGCAGACGTTGCCGTGGCTGTGGGTGTTGCTTTCCGGGCTGGGGCTGGGCGGCGCGTTCCCGCTGTGCCTGGTGCTGGCGCTCGATCACCTGCACCAGCCGGCGGCGGCCGGGCGGCTGGTGGCCTTTATGCAGGGCGTCGGGTTTCTGCTGGCGGGCGTGACGCCCTACCTCTCCGGCCTGCTGCGCGACTACAGCGGCGGCTTCGAGCTGGACTGGCAGATCCATGCGCTGCTGGTGGTGGTGCTGATCGCCATTACCTGGCGCTTCCACCCGCACAGCTACCGACGGGCGTTCGCCGAATAATATTTCTGTCATTGCCGCTCCCTATAGTGACGTTGCTTTTACTTCTGGGCGATAACAACGAAAAGGGATAATGACATGCACAACACCAAAACCCGGCTGGCGCTGCTGGTCGGCTGCATGGCGCTGAGCGCCAACCTGTGGGCCGAGGCGCAGCCGGTGCAGGCGACGCTGGCCGGGCATGCGCTGCTGCCGGTGAAATCCACCGTTGCCACACCGAAGGACGCGCCGAGCGATCTGCAGCAGAGCGGCAAATACACCAGCGGCAAACGCATCACCGAGCTGGGCAGCGTGGCGGGCAAATCCGCCGATCGCCTGACCG
Above is a window of Serratia nematodiphila DZ0503SBS1 DNA encoding:
- a CDS encoding CopG family ribbon-helix-helix protein; the protein is MNTKVITAHVPLPLAEKVDEMAAKLERSRGWIVKQALTAWLEQEEERRRLTLAALADVEQQNVIDHESVEAWAASLDSDEPLPVPR
- a CDS encoding type II toxin-antitoxin system RelE/ParE family toxin — its product is MELKWTSKALSDLARLFEFLALANRTAAANSVKALVAAPKALLDNPRLGERLDEFLPQEVRRILVGRYEIRYQVQPAAIYVLRIWHTREER
- a CDS encoding LysR family transcriptional regulator; translation: MASSLPPLYALRAFESAARTGSFTLAAEELHLTPSAVSKHIKTLEQHFGCRLFQRNGPRIEVTPQGKIFAAELQQGFGRIEQACELFRSHRDLLRLKAPSTLTLRWLLDCLSRFRQTAQAFEVQAASVWMDIDSVDFFSEPYDCAILLGNGHFGANTAAAKLFDEWLIPICAPALLADGQRDLAACPLIHPSPDRRDWRRWLQKSGIATPIDLMRGQVFDSLEQGNAAAIAGHGVSIGDLALSLRTIEEGLLVLPCDVAVRTGDGYYLVWPEESAKRPLIERLQAFLTAQTPDVSRAAVRFIG
- a CDS encoding LysE family translocator translates to MNLSLLAAYFAAILLLIAAPGPVVAMVANTAARFGARRALLTALGSNGASLLLIGVAALIITGLFAVDMRLLQWIGLLGCLFIGRMAIVSLYEDLSARAPDVQPVAPPQKRSAILNGFLVGIANPKDIIFFVAFFPQFIAVTPSIGASLTLLTALWVLADFAILLTYITLLSGTALQRARRAISVLSALLLLGVAVVGTGYALWGLLG
- a CDS encoding MFS transporter, coding for MKTTLPPAARLGRQALLFPLCLVLFEFATYIGNDMIQPGMLAVVADFNAGEEWVPTSMTAYLAGGIFLQWLLGPLSDRRGRRPVMLAGVAFFIVSCLAILLVTTIEQFIAMRFLQGIGLCFIGAVGYATIQESFEEAVCIKITALMANVALIAPLLGPLAGAALIHVAPWQSMFVLFAALAAIAFYGLWKAMPETATLQGEAFSAANLWRDYRQVLGNRRFLCGALAIGFASLPLLAWIAQSPVILISGESLSTLDYGLLQIPVFGALILGNLTLARLTGKNSVERLIKLGAGPMLLGLLIAALATQFSSHAYLWMTAGLSLYAFGIGLANAGLYRLTLFSSNVSKGTVSATMGMLSMMVFTVGIELAKVAYVWGGSGLFNLFNLISGLCWLTLVALFLAKRRNGDPTPQPNGAA
- a CDS encoding acyltransferase yields the protein MSEKIGWIDNLRAMACMMVVMIHATTYYVTNGAAIGLHNWDIANVLNSLSRVSVPLFFMISGYLFFGEKSAGRRHFTRIACCILFYSAIALIYIAAFTKIGFWPSLRGILQKPVFYHLWFFYAIAVIYLLSPLISVKPVSRRYLAVALVVLAALANPNTDKLAFGNAHLLPVNLYIYGDTFYYLLYALAGRAIGMMEARGRAVGWLAALGFALCVALIARGTKHQLFINGNFADTYYIYSGPLVFMAAVALLVWVKHCLPQPIGWLSAFSRHSLAIYGFHALIVNVMRSRHLDFTGHPLLDIFWVFGVALGGSLLLSVGLQRLDTRRLVS
- a CDS encoding GlxA family transcriptional regulator — translated: MPQAVYFLLLPNVLSLDVSGPAETLRLAGSFSLRYLSPAPQLVCSIGMTLSGLQPLPERLEDGAILVLPGVGDSQRYFAGEEAEQARRWLATLRPDLQRQRITLVCICSGALLAAQAGLLDGYQCTTHHDVIERIRLQAPAAQVKENRIFVEDRGVYTSAGITTGIDLALHLVHRHCGSGRARDVARDMVVYFRRAGDDPQLSPWLRYRNHLHPAVHRAQDVMAAEPEADWSVPQVAEKAHVSSRHLARLFRSHVGISVREYHEQLRLAVAQQRLQQGYGLEKAALAAGFSSGRQLRRAQQRQRSPL
- a CDS encoding isochorismatase family protein, with translation MSQSALLIIDVQQSFQHRPFWQEDDLPAFQQALTRLIAGCQQRGAALVDVLHVSPQGPFSLASGHVQRLPFLTHQADITVHKHVHNALTESGLDAWLRERDINHLIISGIRTEQCCETTTRVASDLGYRVTFVTEATLTFPMRHPDGEVFTPAQLKRHTETVLVDRFARIASVDEALAQLAQE
- a CDS encoding amidohydrolase family protein, with amino-acid sequence MENPQQPGRRAFLSQTGKLTTACAVIGLTGGMAQAASPSGEPCAPTPMTLTDRHYCLSEVRLEDGFEYDGDTVIGTRTALYTLEIKDGKIAAIHAANAALPAGVPRYQAQGQLLLPAFRDMHIHLDKTFYSGPWQAPRPRQGKTIMDMIALEQTLIPKLLPTSQQRAENLIALLQSKGSTVARSHCNIDPVSGLKSLEHLQRALENHQADFSCEIVAFPQHGLLHSRVDALMREAMQMGVQYVGGLDPTNVDGAMEKSLDAMFQIALDTGKGVDIHLHETSPAGVAAINYMIATVEKNPALRGKVTISHAFALTTLTPGELAETATRLAAQQITIASTVPIGSLMMPLPQLSEKGVFVMTGTDSVIDHWSPFGTGDILEKANLYAQLYRGSDEYHLSRAMAISTGGVLPLDDKGQRAWPKAGDAAEFVLVNASCSAEAVARLPARSATFHQGRLVAGQVSKA
- a CDS encoding LysR family transcriptional regulator; amino-acid sequence: MNRYPMFNPQLLLSFVAVCDSNSFTRAAERVFLSQSTVSQQVRRLEEMLGKPLFERSSHQVLLTEEGVKLLSYARRIIALNEEAHDALTGIWRDGVLRIGMPEDFAVPTTELLAEFSREHPHLRLDVASGLSADLHSAYAREELDLILVKQRRQQPPRAARPEPLLWLDSLAFPAIEQSPVPLAVFPLSGLYRDELCQALDNLGKRWRIGYSSASLAALTAASAAGLGVTLLPAGCRLPTHRVLGAAEGLPPIDSFELALYYRDGAPAATLALAQRLTVFCGLI
- a CDS encoding cyanate transporter codes for the protein MLNHSVNSPSPRRWLNPLLLALVLIGLNMRPLLTSIGPLLPTLRQATGLSFGGAALLTTLPVLMMGLMALAGGAINRLFSERSAVALSLLAIGLGALWRELAPGSVQLLMSAVLGGLGIGVIQAVMPGIIKHHFLKSMALVAGLWSAALMGGGGLGAAITPWLMSAGHDWHSALAWWALPALVALLAWWPVSRGLSRLGAAGEHRGSSLLRNRRAWLLGAYFGLINGGYTSLIAWLPPYYMQLGWQPQASGSLLALMTFGQVMGALLLPALARNHDRRPLLLLALMMQLIGFIGLIYLPQTLPWLWVLLSGLGLGGAFPLCLVLALDHLHQPAAAGRLVAFMQGVGFLLAGVTPYLSGLLRDYSGGFELDWQIHALLVVVLIAITWRFHPHSYRRAFAE